From the genome of Phyllostomus discolor isolate MPI-MPIP mPhyDis1 chromosome 12, mPhyDis1.pri.v3, whole genome shotgun sequence, one region includes:
- the TMEM86B gene encoding lysoplasmalogenase isoform X2, giving the protein MDAQKEGLPRNARFSAQPRLIGLTPFFLACAAYFLLWVPDDPPSWVGALVKSLPVLSLASFLWTSPGGDCSTRLQAALLFSALGDICLVWPQAFLYGVLAFTQAQLLYTWVFGLRPLQPGLLPPVLLVSLPFSGFLLSHLQPDMVLPLTVYGLALSTMLWRGLARGGRACWGAMLFAISDSVLAWDTFIQPLAHGHLLVMATYYAAQLFITLSAFQGPRLKTS; this is encoded by the exons ATGGACGCCCAGAAGGAGGGGCTGCCCCGAAACGCTCGCTTCTCAGCCCAA CCACGCCTGATCGGCCTGACCCCCTTCTTCCTCGCCTGTGCTGCCTACTTCCTCCTCTGGGTTCCGGACGACCCACCGTCCTGGGTCGGCGCGCTGGTGAAGTCCCTGCCTGTGCTGTCCCTGGCCAGCTTCCTATGGACGAGCCCTGGCGGGGACTGCAGCACTCGCCTGCAGGCTGCTCTGCTGTTCTCCGCCCTCGGGGACATCTGTCTTGTCTGGCCCCAGGCCTTCCTCTACG GTGTCCTCGCCTTCACCCAGGCCCAGCTGCTCTACACCTGGGTCTTCGGCCTCAGGCCCCTGCAGCCAGGCCTCCTGCCGCCCGTCCTCCTGGTCTCCCTCCCGTTCTCTGGCTTCCTCCTGTCGCACCTGCAGCCCGACATGGTCCTGCCCCTGACGGTCTATGGCCTGGCCCTGAGCACCATGCTGTGGCGTGGCCTGGCCAGGGGTGGCAGGGCCTGCTGGGGCGCCATGCTCTTTGCCATCTCGGACTCGGTGCTGGCCTGGGACACCTTCATCCAGCCTCTGGCCCACGGCCACCTGCTGGTCATGGCCACCTACTACGCTGCGCAGCTCTTCATCACCCTGTCAGCCTTCCAGGGCCCCAGGCTCAAGACCAGCTGA
- the PTPRH gene encoding receptor-type tyrosine-protein phosphatase H — MPGSLRVSTGMTGSGGGLGAWGSLLLLLLGLCSWSGAQAADPNSVRNLRVEGQTNNSISLRWEAPDEPNPQNYTYWVQWPGDSDKNETRNTTDTSHTVEGLQAASSYEFSVWAEKNGVSSSPVTLLASTAPNHVRNLRVEGQTNNSISLHWEAPDEPNPQNYTYWVQWPGDGDKNETRNTTDTSHTVEGLQAASSYEFSVWAEKNGVSSSPVTLLASTAPNHVRNLRVKGQTNNSISLHWEAPDEPNPQNYTYWVQWPGDGDKNETRNTTDTSHTVEGLQAASSYEFSVWAEKNGVSSSPVTLLASTAPNPVRNLRVEGQTNSSISLRWEAPDGPNPQTYTYWVSWIQENRTGAVNLSATETGFTLKVVESGSLFTFTVWAERNGVHSDIETLTGATAPSEVTALQKETQTNNSITLRWEAPPDPRFYLYMYVVQWASAGLPQRDQDPQGYRAYQTGRTNETSYEVQGLEPGTLYNFSVWAERSDVASSAQSLSASTDPNPVTITSCVGTSGGYGVLLTWSCPLGGFEAFELQVGGQQSSQDRSSCERGVSVSGLQPARSYPATVTTVWAGMRAPPAAMTCYTQSAGVIAGSIVGVLLFLVLVCLLIFFLRKRWRRKSRKDSASSFPEDIPAGAFADHVKKNEKDSNCGFAEEYQRLALESQGQPQTVASAPENCAKNRYRNVLPYDWSRVPLKSLTGEPGSDYINASFLPGLWSPREFIATQGPLPQTVGDFWRMVWEQKSHTLVMLTNCVEFGRVKCEHYWPLDAEPCTHGHLQVTLEGEEEMENWTVRKLKLRHTQEQKTLSVRQFHYMAWPDHGVPHTPDPLLAFWKMLRRWLDQNPGGGPPIVHCSAGVGRTGTLIALDVLLRQLECEGAVGPFSYVRKMRESRPLMVQTEAQYVFLHQCILRFLQQSSPAPAQNGAIYENLMFENEAAH; from the exons ATGCCTGGGTCCCTCAGAGTGTCTACAGGCATGACAGGGTCCGGTGGGGGCCTCGGGGCCTGGGggagcctgctgctgctgctgctg ggcctgtgcagcTGGTCAGGGGCCCAGGCAGCTG ACCCCAACTCTGTCAGGAACCTGAGGGTGGAGGGTCAGACCAACAACTCCATCAGCCTGCGCTGGGAGGCCCCCGATGAACCAAACCCTCAGAACTATACCTACTGGGTGCAGTGGCCTGGAGACAGTGACAAAAATGAGACCCGAAACACTACAGACACCAGTCACACAGTGGAGGGACTTCAAGCGGCATCCTCATATGAGTTTTCCGTGTGGGCGGAGAAGAATGGAGTCTCCAGCTCTCCAGTGACCCTCCTGGCATCCACAG CCCCCAACCACGTCAGGAACCTGAGGGTGGAGGGTCAGACCAACAACTCCATCAGCCTGCACTGGGAGGCCCCCGATGAACCAAACCCTCAGAACTATACCTACTGGGTGCAGTGGCCTGGAGACGGTGACAAAAATGAGACCCGAAACACTACAGACACCAGTCACACAGTGGAGGGACTTCAAGCGGCATCCTCATATGAGTTTTCCGTGTGGGCGGAGAAGAATGGAGTCTCCAGCTCTCCAGTGACCCTCCTGGCATCCACAG CCCCCAACCACGTCAGGAACCTGAGGGTGAAGGGTCAGACCAACAACTCCATCAGCCTGCACTGGGAGGCCCCCGATGAACCAAACCCTCAGAACTATACCTACTGGGTGCAGTGGCCTGGAGACGGTGACAAAAATGAGACCCGAAACACTACAGACACCAGTCACACAGTGGAGGGACTTCAAGCGGCATCCTCATATGAGTTTTCCGTGTGGGCGGAGAAGAATGGAGTCTCCAGCTCTCCAGTGACCCTCCTGGCATCCACAG CCCCCAACCCCGTCAGAAACCTGAGGGTGGAGGGTCAGACCAACAGCTCCATCAGCCTGCGCTGGGAGGCCCCCGATGGCCCAAACCCTCAGACCTACACCTACTGGGTGTCATGGATCCAGGAGAACAGGACTGGTGCTGTGAACCTTAGTGCCACAGAGACCGGGTTCACGCTGAAGGTCGTGGAGTCTGGGAGCCTGTTCACCTTCACCGTCTGGGCGGAGAGGAATGGGGTCCACAGTGACATTGAGACTCTCACTGGGGCCACTG CTCCCAGTGAGGTCACAGCTCTGCAGAAGGAAACTCAGACCAACAACTCCATCACCCTGCGGTGGGAGGCCCCCCCTGACCCCCGCTTTTACCTCTACATGTACGTGGTCCAGTGGGCCAGTGCGGGTCTTCCCCAGAGGGACCAAGATCCCCAAGGATATCGAGCCTACCAGACAGGCAGGACCAACGAGACTTCATATGAGGTGCAGGGCCTGGAACCCGGGACTCTGTACAACTTCAGCGTGTGGGCAGAGAGAAGCGATGTAGCCAGTTCCGCACAGAGCCTTAGTGCATCCACAG acccGAACCCTGTCACCATCACCTCCTGCGTTGGCACCTCGGGGGGCTATGGGGTCCTCCTGACCTGGTCCTGCCCCCTGGGAGGCTTTGAGGCCTTTGAGCTGCAGGTGGGCGGGCAGCAGAGCTCCCAGGACAGATCCTCCTGCGAAAGGGGTGTGTCAGTGTCGGGTCTGCAGCCTGCCCGGTCCTACCCGGCCACCGTCACCACCGTCTGGGCTGGAATGCGGGCCCCACCTGCCGCCATGACCTGCTACACCCAGAGTGCCG gggtCATTGCCGGGTCCATCGTTGGTGTCCTTCTGTTCCTCGTGCTGGTGTGCCTGCTGATTTTCTTCCTGAGGAagaggtg GCGTAGAAAGAGCCGGAAGGACTCAGCATCCAG CTTTCCAGAGGACATCCCGGCGGGTGCCTTTGCTGACCACgtcaagaaaaatgagaaggacAGCAACTGCGGCTTTGCTGAGGAGTACCag cgtcTGGCCCTGGAGAGCCAAGGCCAGCCTCAGACGGTGGCCTCAGCTCCTGAGAACTGCGCCAAGAACCGCTACAGAAACGTGCTGCCCT ACGACTGGTCCCGGGTGCCCCTGAAGTCCCTGACCGGGGAGCCAGGCTCCGACTACATCAATGCCAGCTTCTTGCCG GGTCTCTGGAGCCCCCGGGAGTTCATTGCCACCCAGGGTCCCTTACCCCAGACGGTGGGTGACTTCTGGCGCATGGTGTGGGAGCAGAAAAGCCACACCCTGGTCATGCTCACCAACTGCGTGGAGTTCGGCCGG GTGAAGTGCGAGCATTATTGGCCTCTCGACGCTGAGCCCTGCACCCACGGGCACCTGCAAGTGAccctggagggggaggaggagatggagaacTGGACAGTCCGAAAGCTGAAGCTGCGCCAT ACACAGGAGCAGAAGACTCTGTCCGTGAGACAATTCCACTACATGGCCTGGCCAGATCACGGTGTCCCCCACACCCCAGACCCCTTGCTGGCCTTCTGGAAGATGCTCAGGCGGTGGCTGGACCAGAATCCCGGGGGAGGCCCCCCCATTGTGCACTGCAG CGCTGGTGTGGGCCGCACGGGCACACTCATTGCCCTGGACGTCCTGCTGCGGCAGCTGGAGTGTGAGGGTGCCGTGGGGCCCTTCAGCTACGTGAGGAAGATGCGGGAAAGCCGGCCCCTGATGGTGCAGACCGAG GCCCAGTACGTGTTCCTGCACCAGTGCATCCTTCGATTCCTCCAGCAGTCGTCCCCAGCGCCAGCCCAGAACGGGGCCATCTATGAGAACCTGATGTTTGAGAATGAGGCAGCCCACTAG
- the TMEM86B gene encoding lysoplasmalogenase isoform X1 produces the protein MDAQKEGLPRNARFSAQQPRLIGLTPFFLACAAYFLLWVPDDPPSWVGALVKSLPVLSLASFLWTSPGGDCSTRLQAALLFSALGDICLVWPQAFLYGVLAFTQAQLLYTWVFGLRPLQPGLLPPVLLVSLPFSGFLLSHLQPDMVLPLTVYGLALSTMLWRGLARGGRACWGAMLFAISDSVLAWDTFIQPLAHGHLLVMATYYAAQLFITLSAFQGPRLKTS, from the exons ATGGACGCCCAGAAGGAGGGGCTGCCCCGAAACGCTCGCTTCTCAGCCCAA CAGCCACGCCTGATCGGCCTGACCCCCTTCTTCCTCGCCTGTGCTGCCTACTTCCTCCTCTGGGTTCCGGACGACCCACCGTCCTGGGTCGGCGCGCTGGTGAAGTCCCTGCCTGTGCTGTCCCTGGCCAGCTTCCTATGGACGAGCCCTGGCGGGGACTGCAGCACTCGCCTGCAGGCTGCTCTGCTGTTCTCCGCCCTCGGGGACATCTGTCTTGTCTGGCCCCAGGCCTTCCTCTACG GTGTCCTCGCCTTCACCCAGGCCCAGCTGCTCTACACCTGGGTCTTCGGCCTCAGGCCCCTGCAGCCAGGCCTCCTGCCGCCCGTCCTCCTGGTCTCCCTCCCGTTCTCTGGCTTCCTCCTGTCGCACCTGCAGCCCGACATGGTCCTGCCCCTGACGGTCTATGGCCTGGCCCTGAGCACCATGCTGTGGCGTGGCCTGGCCAGGGGTGGCAGGGCCTGCTGGGGCGCCATGCTCTTTGCCATCTCGGACTCGGTGCTGGCCTGGGACACCTTCATCCAGCCTCTGGCCCACGGCCACCTGCTGGTCATGGCCACCTACTACGCTGCGCAGCTCTTCATCACCCTGTCAGCCTTCCAGGGCCCCAGGCTCAAGACCAGCTGA